The Gemmatimonadaceae bacterium genome contains a region encoding:
- the acnA gene encoding aconitate hydratase AcnA has protein sequence MSHPNSFSSRSTLVVGDRQYAYFRLSALDALPGSTAPTLPFSLRVLLENLLRGEDGAFVKRDDVASLARWNVKAPVDKEIAFRTARVLLQDFTGVPCVVDLAAMRDAMVALGGDPTRINPLQPVDLVIDHSVQVDEYGTEASLLLNTELEFDRNNERYEFLKWGQTALRNFRVVPPGTGICHQVNLEYLGQVVFTTADGADTLAYCDSLVGTDSHTTMINGLGVLGWGVGGIEAEAAMLGQPVSMLIPDVIGFRLHGKLPAGATATDLVLTCTEMLRKKKVVGKFVEFYGPGLSSLALADRATIANMAPEYGATMGFFPVDAETLKYLHLSGRSDEQVALVEAYCKAQGLFRTDATPDPVFTDTLDLDLSTVVPSLAGPKRPQDRVPLSQSKAMYREALAAQLATQAAAAAAPAGSPAATMVAEGGPVDSNGGVRCEHKGQSFNLQHGHVVIAAITSCTNTSNPSVMLAAGLLARNAVAKGLSTKPWVKTSLAPGSKVATDYFHKAGLMESLNTLGFNVVGYGCTTCIGNSGPLPPVISEAIDSGKLNVAAVLSGNRNFEGRVNPQTRFNYLASPPLVVAYALAGRMDIDMATEPLGVGTDGPVFLRDIWPSAQEMEDTILSAVKREQFTTQYAHAFDGDEHWQAIESPVGNQYAWNNNSTYVKNPPYFDGMTMTPPGIRAISGARVLGMFGDSITTDHISPAGSIAAASPAGLWLKSLGVDKKDFNSYGARRGNHEIMMRGTFANIRLKNELVGGKEGWWTAAAPGAEPTALYDVAMARQAAGTAQIIIAGKEYGTGSSRDWAAKGTMLLGVRAVIAESFERIHRSNLVGMGVLPLEFANGETRQTLGLTGFETYDIAGMDESLTPRATMTVTATAADGSTTTFSARCRIDTPEEMQYYRHGGILPYVLRSLVAR, from the coding sequence ATGTCGCATCCCAATTCGTTCAGCAGCCGCTCCACGTTGGTCGTGGGCGACCGTCAGTACGCGTACTTCCGACTGAGTGCGCTGGACGCGCTTCCCGGAAGCACCGCGCCCACCCTGCCCTTCTCGTTGCGTGTGCTGCTGGAAAACCTGCTGCGCGGCGAAGACGGTGCCTTTGTCAAGCGCGACGACGTGGCGTCACTGGCTCGCTGGAATGTGAAAGCGCCGGTGGACAAGGAAATCGCCTTTCGCACGGCACGCGTGCTGCTGCAGGATTTCACCGGTGTCCCGTGCGTGGTTGATCTCGCCGCCATGCGCGACGCCATGGTGGCACTCGGCGGCGACCCCACGCGCATCAACCCGCTGCAGCCCGTGGACCTGGTGATTGACCACTCGGTGCAGGTGGATGAATACGGCACCGAGGCCTCGCTGCTGCTCAACACGGAATTGGAGTTCGACCGCAACAACGAGCGCTACGAGTTCCTCAAATGGGGGCAGACCGCGCTTCGCAACTTCCGTGTGGTGCCACCCGGCACCGGCATTTGCCATCAGGTGAATCTCGAATATCTGGGCCAGGTGGTATTCACCACGGCCGATGGCGCGGACACGCTGGCGTATTGCGATTCGCTGGTGGGCACCGACTCGCACACCACGATGATCAACGGTCTTGGCGTGTTGGGGTGGGGGGTTGGCGGTATTGAAGCGGAAGCCGCCATGCTCGGCCAGCCGGTGAGCATGCTGATCCCCGACGTGATTGGATTTCGTCTGCATGGCAAGTTGCCGGCCGGGGCCACCGCCACCGACCTGGTGCTCACCTGCACCGAGATGCTGCGCAAGAAAAAGGTCGTCGGCAAGTTCGTGGAGTTCTACGGACCTGGGCTGTCGTCACTCGCCCTGGCCGATCGCGCCACCATCGCCAACATGGCGCCGGAGTATGGTGCCACGATGGGATTCTTTCCGGTGGACGCCGAAACACTCAAGTATCTGCATCTGTCGGGCCGCAGCGACGAACAGGTGGCGCTGGTGGAAGCGTACTGCAAGGCGCAGGGACTGTTCCGCACCGATGCCACACCCGATCCGGTGTTCACCGACACCTTGGACCTGGACTTGAGCACGGTGGTGCCCAGTCTCGCCGGTCCCAAGCGTCCGCAGGATCGCGTGCCGTTGTCGCAGAGCAAGGCGATGTATCGCGAGGCGTTGGCGGCGCAGTTGGCCACGCAGGCGGCGGCCGCCGCCGCGCCAGCAGGCAGTCCGGCCGCGACCATGGTGGCCGAAGGCGGTCCGGTGGACTCCAACGGTGGTGTGCGATGCGAGCACAAGGGCCAGAGCTTCAACCTGCAGCATGGTCACGTGGTGATCGCCGCGATCACGTCGTGCACGAACACCTCCAACCCCAGCGTCATGCTGGCCGCCGGGCTGCTGGCCAGAAACGCCGTCGCCAAGGGACTCTCCACCAAGCCGTGGGTGAAGACGTCGCTGGCACCCGGATCGAAAGTGGCCACCGATTACTTCCACAAAGCCGGCCTCATGGAGTCGCTCAACACACTCGGCTTCAATGTGGTGGGCTACGGCTGCACCACCTGCATCGGCAACTCGGGCCCGCTGCCGCCGGTCATCAGCGAGGCCATTGACAGCGGCAAGCTGAATGTAGCCGCCGTGCTGTCGGGCAACCGCAACTTCGAAGGGCGCGTGAATCCGCAAACGCGCTTCAACTACCTCGCCTCGCCGCCGCTGGTGGTGGCGTATGCACTGGCCGGTCGCATGGACATTGACATGGCCACCGAACCGCTTGGCGTCGGCACCGACGGTCCGGTGTTCCTGCGCGACATCTGGCCGTCGGCGCAGGAAATGGAAGACACCATTCTGTCCGCGGTCAAGCGCGAGCAGTTCACCACACAGTATGCGCATGCGTTTGACGGTGACGAGCATTGGCAGGCCATCGAATCGCCCGTCGGCAACCAATACGCCTGGAACAACAACTCCACGTATGTAAAGAACCCGCCGTATTTCGACGGCATGACCATGACCCCGCCAGGTATCCGCGCCATCAGTGGCGCCAGGGTGCTGGGCATGTTCGGCGATTCCATCACCACCGATCACATCTCGCCGGCAGGTTCCATTGCAGCGGCTTCACCCGCTGGCTTGTGGCTCAAGTCACTGGGCGTGGACAAGAAGGACTTCAATTCCTACGGCGCGCGTCGTGGCAATCATGAAATCATGATGCGCGGCACGTTCGCCAACATCCGCCTCAAGAACGAACTGGTGGGTGGCAAGGAAGGCTGGTGGACCGCCGCCGCGCCGGGCGCGGAACCCACCGCATTGTACGACGTGGCCATGGCGCGTCAGGCGGCGGGCACGGCGCAGATCATCATTGCCGGCAAGGAATACGGCACTGGTTCGTCACGTGATTGGGCCGCCAAAGGCACGATGTTGCTGGGTGTGCGCGCGGTGATTGCCGAAAGCTTCGAACGCATTCATCGCTCGAACCTGGTGGGCATGGGAGTGTTGCCGCTGGAGTTTGCCAACGGCGAGACACGGCAGACGCTGGGACTGACCGGCTTTGAGACGTATGACATTGCCGGCATGGACGAGTCGTTGACGCCAAGGGCCACGATGACGGTGACGGCTACGGCGGCCGATGGCAGCACGACAACGTTCAGCGCGCGCTGCCGGATTGATACGCCGGAAGAGATGCAGTACTACAGGCACGGCGGGATTCTGCCGTACGTGTTGCGGAGTTTGGTGGCCCGCTAG